Within Bombina bombina isolate aBomBom1 unplaced genomic scaffold, aBomBom1.pri scaffold_743, whole genome shotgun sequence, the genomic segment CCAGACACCAGTAGTGGCAAAGCCGGGCTACAAATGTCCAGGGCAAGTCTGGTCCTGGGCTCTAATAGTCTCTTCTTAACAGCTCCTTCCTTCACACCTTCCCTCACACTCAGTCACACACGTGACTCAGCTATCTTCTTTACTCTTCCCGTGCCAGGCTCCACAAGAAGAGTAAGATAGTAAGTCACGTGATGCCACTGAGCAGACCTGATTGGCTCCCAAGGCTTGGAGAGCAGCCTCTATTGGAAGCGTATGGGCTGCAAGGAACTTAAGCAGCACCACTGGGTGGTGCTAGCCCTCGCGGCTCATACACTAATTAGCAagccatccatgttgcgcaatggagggtAGCTGAATGGCTCACTGCTTCTCCTTTATTGTGCAGCATGGATCACTTGGGGGTGTAGATTTAGTTCAAATTTGCATCCGAAAACAtgacactttatttttatttttttatttatattttattaagaagaaaaagcaatgtatacAGAATACAAACAAATACACTGAACAGATGAGAAGAAATGTAAGTCTGGATAAGTCCTCACAGAGTAAATGCTCCAACAAATTGGAAAGTGTCCAACATGTATCTTCACATTAGTACACAATTAACAAAATCCCATAACTGTGGGGTGTGTAAATGCTTGTATATAGATTGAAGAATTTTCTGGTTTATTTATCAATTTGGTCCTTGTGAAgactgttgttgttgttttttgtttcagTAGTTTTAATCTTGTCTTCTTTCTTTTCATTTTATAAACATTAACTTTTAACATTAACATCAAAACATAAAACTTATACCTGTGCTACAAATAACTCAAATCTATTTGAGTAGCAGAGATGGGTGGAATCAGATTGTACTAGTCTGAGTATAGGCCATACATTGGATTATATTGTAAGGAACAAGCCACCAGGATAACCAGACTCATTGGTCTGGTCGGAAAACAAACCTGTTGgaccccaaacctcaaaatatgGAGTAAAGGTAGAGGCACAGAggagagaggaaaaagaaaattgtatatatatatatatatatatatatatatatatatatatatatataaataaataaataaatatatatatatacagtgtatatatatataaatatgtaaatttaatttacatAGGAGGTGGGGGCTTACTTATCTGGGAGGACATGAGTCCACTCTCCCCTGAGGAGAGATTCCATCAGAAAAATCTCAGACTGTAAAAAGGGTGTCAGTAAATCTTTTTGGACCACCACCTCTAAAGTTTGTATCAGTTGCTTCCACTTGCGGAGAAAGGAGGCCAGCCGTTCCCCGACATCTATTCTGACATCTAGCTGTTCTATAAATAGTTGCTGTTTTAGTGTTTCCCAGAAGTGGGGAAAAGATGGTCCTGATTGTAGTTTCCAGTGTTTGAGGATTCACTTTCTGGCAATAAGCATAACTAGGGTAAGAGTAACATTGTAGGTGGATTGTATGTACTGCCAGTGTAGTAGTAAAATATGTTGTACCTGGAGATTAATTAGTATATGGAGTATATTCCTGACCCAATGTGTAAACTTCTCCCAAAACTGTTTAATCATGGGACAATCCCAGAGGTAATGAATGAGATCAGGGTTGGATCTATGACATTTAGAGCATTTGCCCTCTTCTGACTTGGCCCAACACAATATATCTTTATTCGTAATTGAGTTTCCTTTGAGTTTCTCCCGACCTCCTTTCACTATGTCCCATGTCAAGTCTGAGTCTAAGAGTGCCCTCCACCAACCCCGCACCGCTTCCCTAACTTCATCATATGGTCTTCTCACTAGTGTTTGATAAATCTTGGAGATCGAAAATTTACCCATGTTAAAAAGAGTGTAAGAAATGCAGAAGGGAAAGCTCAACTAAAATTGATCATTCCTTTGAGCCATGTTTACTACATAATGACGTAGTTGTAGGTACGCATAAAAGTGTTGCCTAGGTATGTCGAATTCTCTTTGCATTGAAGTGAATGACTTGTTAGAATGTGTAATCTGATCTAGCATGGCCCCCACTTTTAGTATCCCCCCCAGACTTGAAACAGCTGCGTGTCATCTCCTGCTGGGAAGTCAGGGTTTCCCCTTTATAGGGATACATTTGAGTAATGTGCAGGACTTTTTAAGATAAGTGGTAGCCAAATCCCAGGTCCTAAGAGGATCCCTAAAAAGTAGAATATTTCTGAAAAGTTTGAGACTTGCTGTTTTTTCCATGTATGGAAGATAAGATACCAAGATTGGACCCAGCACTGCTTGACACTTTATGTTTTAATAcaatcattattaaaaaaaaaactctttttctgTCAATTAACAGGTGAGGCattgcctcacctgcctcttatgaggGTAAGTCACtgcttaaaatcacattctctgtctgaataatgcaagtttaattttaactttcctatctctctaaagtatgtttttgtttttcagaatttgaaaacccatctTTATAAAAACAATCAAAAACGCATAAAGAATCAGCTGCAGACAAAACAATGGAGAATTATACTGTGATCCTTGATCCCAACAGCAAAAGTCAAACGCataatattttgaggcaagtgcttgAGTTCTTCATGGTCCTATGCTTGAGTTTTTACTTGTATTTCATCAGAGGTATATTGAAGGTCTTCTTCAGCACAGCCTGTGTCAGAGAGAATGCTCGCTACATCCTTTTTGCCCACATGCTTTTCAGTGATACATTATATCTTGTCCTATcaatttttttgcattttactgCCACATACCTGGTATTAATTCCTGTGCCAATTTGCTACATTCTGGTCACTGTGTCTTCAACCACCTTTAAGGTCACTCCATACAATCTGGCAGTCATGTCTCTTGAGCGCTATACAGCTATTTGCTTTCCGCTTCGACATGCAGAGCTTAGTAACAGACTAAGTGCTAATGTGGCCATTGTGCTCATTTGGGTTGTAGGACTCCTACCTAATTTTGTTGACTTTATTTTTTTAAGCTCCTCTGTAGACAAAAGCTATTTCTCCCTTTCATTGAAATGTTCCCGACAACAAATTACAATTACTGCAGCTCAAAACAATATACGTTTCTTCACTCATACATTCACCTTTTCTACAGTGGGATTGATAATTATTGTCACTTACATAAAAATCATGATGGTTGCTTTAAGCATTGACTCTAACAAGTCTGCATCCAAGGCTGGGAAAACCGTCATGTTGCATGCAGTCCAGCTCATGTTATGTATGCTTGCTTTCAGTTATACGCTTACAGAAATGTATCTCAGAGCGTATGTTGAATTCATGCCTGTATTAAACTTTGCTTTCTTGATGTGTCTACCAAGGTTTCTTAGTCCTTTAATTTATGGCATAAGGGATGAAGTGTTTCGAAATTATATCAATAAGTTTTTACTCTGCAATGCATTAAAGATAAACTCAGGTGTAAATAGTACTGAGCATGCACATTAGAATTAGCAAAGAATTATTGTAGCTGAAAGCCTTGGTATGAATATATCAGTTAGGTTTATCTTCCAGTTCAGATATCAGTGAAGTTTACATTTATGAAACATATAAAACTAGGGCTGGCcgctgtccttaaagggatactaaacccaatttgtttcttttatgattcggataaagcatgcaattttaagaagcattctaatatactcatattatcaatttttattcgttctgttgctatctttatttgaacaagctgtcatctaagctaaggagctggcccatttttggttcagcacctgggctgtgctttctgattggtggctaaatgtagccaccaatcagcaagcgctatccatggtgctgaaccaaaaatgggctttcttagcttagattcctgcttttttaaataaagatagcaacagaacaaagaaaaatttataatgggagtaaattagaaagttgcttaaaattgcatgctctatctgaatcatcaaataaacaatttgggtttataTCTATTTAAGATAACACTGGATGACTAGAGATAGATATTTGGAAATCACAATGTGGGCATGTTCACACCCCAGATTAGATCACCAAATGCCCTGTAGCTCCTGTGAGTTATGTGCCCATATTTAACCTCAGATAAGTCAGATCAGAAGCCAGACCATACACAAGGTTCTGAAACATATGTCAACTAAATGCCtgcatcagacctcatatcagggCCCTGACCCTGTATTTTGCATGCAAAATGCCCAAATAAGGACTCAAATCACACCTGAGATTTGACTGAACAGCTAGTGGAAATACCAGActatccagttaaagggacagtctactccagaattgttattgtttaaaaatatagataatccttttattacccattcccctgttttgcataaccaacacggttgtattaatatactttttacctctgtgattaccttgtatttaagcctttgcagactgccctcttatttcagttcttttgacagacttgcatttagccaatcaggcccctctcacttgtaaatccacttTATCTGTATGGTATACATGAACTTACAcgatctagctgtgaaaaactgccaaatgcattgaaataaaagacggccttcaaggttttaaaaattctgagcctacctaggtttagctttcaacaaagaataccaagagaacaaagcaaatttgatgataaaagtgaattggaaagttgtttaaaattgcattccctatctgaatcatgaaagtttaaatttgactaaattgtccctttaaatactggacacctggtaaACTGGAGCATAAATAAATTTAGCTTGTTCCACAGTACTTAGAAggttgaaagtttaaagggacattgtacagaaaatattttatttacatgaaAGAGCCGTATTTAAGGATTTTTTTCTTGAAAATGTTTATGcaaaatctgtttaaatttatattgaaattAATGCATCAGTTTAATTGTGTACCTTTATGCTAATGTTTGTTGGTTTAATAAACATttgtacctgtcagccaatgagtgaTCTGATGTATACttgttttaaattaatgtataaagaGTTGTTAtttcactttattttaaaaaaaacaaattcaacATGTTAAAGTGGTGCTCTTTAATATATGACAGAATATTTTAGGATACAATGTCTTATTGaaataaagcagtgtttctcaactccagtcctcaggacccttaacaggccagatattcattatatcttaactagagcacaggtgaaataattatctgtagggtgagagcaggttagtaaccatggttactgatcagctgattatttcacctgctctctagttaagatataatgaatatctggcctgttaagggtcctgaggactggagttgagaaactgaAATAAAGCATATAATAGCCTGGCTCGCCAAAGATAAACAACATGTAATGATTTCATAGGTAATCTCATCCAAACAATGCAATAGACATTCAACTAatcaattcattattattattgtaattgaTGTTAATATTACTATTTTTCTAGTGccaactgattaaagggacatgaaaccccagcattttctttcacgatttaggtagaacatacaattttaaacaactttccagtttactcatattatcaaatttgcttaactctcatggtatcatttgttgaaggagcagcaatggactactggtttctaactgaacacatgggtgagccaatgacaatcattttatatatatatatatatatatatatatatatatatgcagccaccaatcagcagctagaacctaggttatttgctgctcctgagcttacctagataaacatttgagcaaaggataacaaaagaaggaagcaaattaaataatagaagtaaattggaaagtggtttaaaattgtatgctctgtctaaatcatgaatgtttaattatgactttactgtctctttaaggaaggaGGGTCATTAGTTAACATTCATATTATAGACATAAAATGTTTTTGGGGTCTCTATCAAAAGAACGAAGTACACAAGACGGAATGCCGCAATCCCAAAGTCCTAAATACCGAAACATAAAAATACAGACACAACATAATCCCGAATTTTAaaatgccaaaaaaataaaatccctaacttgTAAAATACTGAAATCTCGAAAGCAGTCCATATCTTTACTATCTTTTTACCTCTGAATACAGGGTTCAAGGGGGCGCCCCTCCGATCCTccagcatccaccccaagtgaaccttgggcaatgaaacccccaggcggaggcaaaatgtTAGTGAATATGGGGACATCACAGCACATCATATCTAtaggttttttaagtttagggattttgCATTTTCAGGATTTTGATTTTCGGGATTTTGTTTTTTCTGCATTTTGATTTTTGGGATTTTTGACATTCGGGATTATGATCTTTCTGGATTTCAACATTCTATCTTAGTATTAGGGATTTTGAGTTTTGGTATTTTGATTGCCTCCCATGAATCTGACCTCAGAATTCTGATTTACACTAGGTTTGATTccctgaaactattttttttttatatatttatttattgcaccATATCTTAATCCAATACcaaaattacaataaatttaaaattacagttatgaAAGGAGAGTTGGTTCTAGAAAAAACAATATACAGTTGTCCTGTGTATGACTAACAAACTCAACACTgaagataataataattaattaataggtAAAAAGAGATTATATAGAGAGAAAGAATTGGAATCTGTCTCTGTTGTAATATTTCAATGGCATAATATTTGTTGTTCCTTGTAA encodes:
- the LOC128644406 gene encoding odorant receptor 131-2-like → MENYTVILDPNSKSQTHNILRQVLEFFMVLCLSFYLYFIRGILKVFFSTACVRENARYILFAHMLFSDTLYLVLSIFLHFTATYLVLIPVPICYILVTVSSTTFKVTPYNLAVMSLERYTAICFPLRHAELSNRLSANVAIVLIWVVGLLPNFVDFIFLSSSVDKSYFSLSLKCSRQQITITAAQNNIRFFTHTFTFSTVGLIIIVTYIKIMMVALSIDSNKSASKAGKTVMLHAVQLMLCMLAFSYTLTEMYLRAYVEFMPVLNFAFLMCLPRFLSPLIYGIRDEVFRNYINKFLLCNALKINSGVNSTEHAH